The following coding sequences lie in one Chionomys nivalis chromosome 8, mChiNiv1.1, whole genome shotgun sequence genomic window:
- the Tubgcp2 gene encoding gamma-tubulin complex component 2 isoform X1, whose amino-acid sequence MSEFRIHRDVNELLSLLRIHGGGGAEVYIDLLQKNRTPYVTTTVSAHSAKVKIAEFSRTPEDFLKKYDELKSKNTRNLDPLVYLLSKLTEDKETLQYLQQNAKERAELAANAATSSSTSFSIPVAASKMSTQELEELRNQFGGVATGSTLQQSLELTRKMLRDKQNKKNSGQPLPVFPAWVYERPTLAGDFLIGSSLSSDTALPIGTLPLASQESAVVEDLLYVLVGVDGRYITAQPLAGRQNRTFLVDPNLDLSIRELVNRILPVAASYSTVTRFIEEKSSFEYGQVNHALAAAMRTLVKEYLILVTQLEQLHRQGLLSLQKLWFYIQPAMRTIDILASLATSVDKGECVGGLTLSLLHDRSFNYTGDSQAQELCLYLTKAASAPYFEILEKWIYRGIIHDPYSEFMVEEHELQKEKIQEDYNDKYWDQRYTVLPQQIPSFLQKVAGKILSTGKYLNVVRECGHDVTCPVAKEIIYTLKERAYVEQIEKAFNYASKVLLDFLMEEKELVAHLRSIKRYFLMDQGDFFVHFMDLTEEELRKPVEDITPTRLEALLELALRMSTANTDPFKDDLKIDLMPHDLITQLLRVLAIETKQEKAMTHADPTELTLSGLEAFSFDYVVKWPLSLIINRKALTRYQMLFRHMFYCKHVERQLCSVWISNKTAKQYALHSAKWFAGAFTLRQRMLNFVQNIQYYMMFEVMEPTWHILEKNLKSASNIDDVLGHHTSFLDNCLKECMLTNPELLKVFSKLMSVCVMFTNCMQKFTQSMKLDSELGRLTLEQGSAQGPPTETERTEERPRKEPTRKHLSEHMDTPQLASGFEATINNFDKNFSAHLLDLLDRLSVYSTSNYEHGMASVISRLDFNGFYAERLERLSAERSQKAAPQVPIPRGPPASTPRVAIPAQ is encoded by the exons ATGAGTGAATTTCGGATTCACCGTGATGTCAATGAGCTGCTCAGTCTGCTGCGCATCCATGGTGGGGGCGGGGCTGAGGTCTACATTGACCTGCTGCAGAAGAACCGGACACCATATGTTACAACCACAGTCTCTGCCCACAGTGCTAAG GTTAAAATTGCAGAATTTTCTCGTACTCCTGAggactttttaaagaaatatgatgAACTGAAGTCTAAAAATACAAGGAACCTTGACCCGCTGGTGTACCTGTTATCAAAGCTCACAGAAGACAAAGAG ACACTGCAGTATTTACAACAAAATGCAAAGGAAAGAGCTGAGCTCGCAGCTAATGCtgccaccagcagcagcaccagctTCAGCATTCCTGTTGCAGCCTCTAAGATGTCCACACAGGAACTAGAAGAGCTGAGGAACCAGTTTGGGGGTGTGGCTACAGGCTCCACACTGCAGCAG TCTCTGGAACTTACAAGAAAGATGCTTCgagacaaacagaacaaaaaaaattcagGCCAGCCCCTTCCGGTCTTCCCAGCATGGGTATATGAAAGGCCAACACTGGCTGGAGATTTCCTGATTGGTTCGAGCTTAAGCTCAGACACGGCTTTGCCTATAG GTACACTGCCCTTGGCCTCCCAGGAATCAGCAGTGGTGGAAGATCTGCTCTATGTGCTTGTGGGTGTGGATGGCAGGTACATCACTGCTCAGCCCTTGGCTGGGAGGCAGAACCGTACCTTCCTTGTGGACCCCAACCTGGACCTCTCCATCCGGGAGCTGGTAAACAGAATCCTTCCTGTGGCTGCCAGCTACTCTACAGTAACCAG GTTCATTGAGGAGAAATCTTCATTCGAATATGGGCAGGTGAACCATGCCTTGGCTGCTGCTATGAGGACCCTGGTAAAGGAATACTTGATCCTGGTCACACAACTGGAACAGCTGCACAGGCAGGGCCTCCTGTCGCTGCAGAAGCTCTGGTTCTACATCCAGCCAGCCATGCGGACCATCGACATCCTTGCCTCTCTTG CCacctcagtggataaaggtgagTGTGTGGGCGGATTGACGCTGAGCCTTCTCCATGATAGGAGCTTCAACTACACAGGGGACAGCCAGGCGCAAGAGCTGTGCCTCTATCTGACCAAGGCGGCCAGTGCACCCTACTTTGAGATCCTGGAGAAGTGGATCTACAGGGGTATTATTCATGACCCATACAG TGAGTTCATGGTGGAGGAACACGAACTGCAGAAGGAGAAGATCCAGGAGGACTACAATGACAAGTACTGGGACCAGCGCTATACTGTGCTGCCACAGCAGATCCCATCCTTCCTGCAGAAGGTAGCAGGCAAGATCCTCAGCACAG gaaAATATCTAAATGTGGTCAGAGAATGTGGTCATGACGTCACGTGTCCCGTAGCCAAGGAGATCATCTACACACTCAAAGAGCGAGCATACGTGGAACAGATTGAGAAGGCATTCAACTATGCCAGCAAGGTGCTGCTGGACTTCCTCATGGAGGAGAAGGAGCTGGTGGCCCACCTGAG GTCCATCAAACGCTACTTCCTGATGGACCAGGGGGACTTCTTTGTGCATTTCATGGACCTTACTGAGGAGGAGCTCAGGAAGCCGGTAGAGGACATCACACCCACACGCCTAGAGGCTCTGTTGGAGCTGGCCCTGCGAATGAGCACTGCTAACACTGACCCCTTCAAAGATGACCTCAAG aTTGACCTGATGCCTCATGACCTCATCACTCAGCTTTTGCGGGTTCTGGCCATTGAGACCAAGCAGGAGAAGGCAATGACTCATGCTGACCCCACGGAGCTCACACTGAGTGGTCTGGAGGCCTTCTCCTTTGACTACGTTGTCAAGTGGCCCCTGTCACTGATTATCAATAG GAAGGCACTCACCCGCTACCAGATGCTCTTCCGGCACATGTTCTACTGCAAACACGTGGAGAGGCAGCTCTGCAGTGTCTGGATCAGCAACAAGACCGCCAAGCAGTATGCGCTGCACTCAGCAAAGTG GTTTGCTGGTGCTTTCACTTTGCGGCAGCGAATGCTCAACTTTGTCCAGAATATTCAGTACTACATGATGTTTGAAGTGATGGAACCAACCTGGCACATCCTTGAGAAAAACCTGAAATCT GCTTCCAACATTGACGACGTGCTTGGCCACCACACAAGTTTCCTTGACAACTGCCTGAAGGAGTGCATGCTGACCAACCCTGAGCTGTTGAAGGTTTTCTCCAAgcttatgtctgtgtgtgtcatgtTCACCAACTGTATGCAG AAATTTACACAGAGCATGAAGCTGGACAGTGAGCTGGGCCGGCTGACACTAGAGCAGGGTAGTGCACAGGGGCCACCCACAGAGACTGAGCGAACTGAGGAGCGCCCCCGCAAGGAGCCTACCAGGAAG CACCTGTCCGAGCATATGGATACTCCTCAGCTGGCCTCTGGGTTCGAGGCCACCATCAATAACTTTGACAAAAACTTTTCTGCCCATCTTCTTGATTTGCTGGACCGACTAAGTGTGTACAGCACCAGTAACTATGAACATGGCATGGCCAGCGTCATCTCCAG GCTGGATTTCAATGGTTTCTATGCCGAACGCCTGGAACGTCTGTCTGCAGAGAGGAGTCAGAAGGCTGCCCCCCAAGTGCCCATCCCAAGGGGGCCCCCAGCATCAACACCCAGGGTGGCCATCCCTGCACAATGA
- the Tubgcp2 gene encoding gamma-tubulin complex component 2 isoform X2 produces MSEFRIHRDVNELLSLLRIHGGGGAEVYIDLLQKNRTPYVTTTVSAHSAKVKIAEFSRTPEDFLKKYDELKSKNTRNLDPLVYLLSKLTEDKETLQYLQQNAKERAELAANAATSSSTSFSIPVAASKMSTQELEELRNQFGGVATGSTLQQSLELTRKMLRDKQNKKNSGQPLPVFPAWVYERPTLAGDFLIGSSLSSDTALPIGTLPLASQESAVVEDLLYVLVGVDGRYITAQPLAGRQNRTFLVDPNLDLSIRELVNRILPVAASYSTVTRFIEEKSSFEYGQVNHALAAAMRTLVKEYLILVTQLEQLHRQGLLSLQKLWFYIQPAMRTIDILASLATSVDKGECVGGLTLSLLHDRSFNYTGDSQAQELCLYLTKAASAPYFEILEKWIYRGIIHDPYSEFMVEEHELQKEKIQEDYNDKYWDQRYTVLPQQIPSFLQKVAGKILSTGKYLNVVRECGHDVTCPVAKEIIYTLKERAYVEQIEKAFNYASKVLLDFLMEEKELVAHLRSIKRYFLMDQGDFFVHFMDLTEEELRKPVEDITPTRLEALLELALRMSTANTDPFKDDLKIDLMPHDLITQLLRVLAIETKQEKAMTHADPTELTLSGLEAFSFDYVVKWPLSLIINRKALTRYQMLFRHMFYCKHVERQLCSVWISNKTAKQYALHSAKFAGAFTLRQRMLNFVQNIQYYMMFEVMEPTWHILEKNLKSASNIDDVLGHHTSFLDNCLKECMLTNPELLKVFSKLMSVCVMFTNCMQKFTQSMKLDSELGRLTLEQGSAQGPPTETERTEERPRKEPTRKHLSEHMDTPQLASGFEATINNFDKNFSAHLLDLLDRLSVYSTSNYEHGMASVISRLDFNGFYAERLERLSAERSQKAAPQVPIPRGPPASTPRVAIPAQ; encoded by the exons ATGAGTGAATTTCGGATTCACCGTGATGTCAATGAGCTGCTCAGTCTGCTGCGCATCCATGGTGGGGGCGGGGCTGAGGTCTACATTGACCTGCTGCAGAAGAACCGGACACCATATGTTACAACCACAGTCTCTGCCCACAGTGCTAAG GTTAAAATTGCAGAATTTTCTCGTACTCCTGAggactttttaaagaaatatgatgAACTGAAGTCTAAAAATACAAGGAACCTTGACCCGCTGGTGTACCTGTTATCAAAGCTCACAGAAGACAAAGAG ACACTGCAGTATTTACAACAAAATGCAAAGGAAAGAGCTGAGCTCGCAGCTAATGCtgccaccagcagcagcaccagctTCAGCATTCCTGTTGCAGCCTCTAAGATGTCCACACAGGAACTAGAAGAGCTGAGGAACCAGTTTGGGGGTGTGGCTACAGGCTCCACACTGCAGCAG TCTCTGGAACTTACAAGAAAGATGCTTCgagacaaacagaacaaaaaaaattcagGCCAGCCCCTTCCGGTCTTCCCAGCATGGGTATATGAAAGGCCAACACTGGCTGGAGATTTCCTGATTGGTTCGAGCTTAAGCTCAGACACGGCTTTGCCTATAG GTACACTGCCCTTGGCCTCCCAGGAATCAGCAGTGGTGGAAGATCTGCTCTATGTGCTTGTGGGTGTGGATGGCAGGTACATCACTGCTCAGCCCTTGGCTGGGAGGCAGAACCGTACCTTCCTTGTGGACCCCAACCTGGACCTCTCCATCCGGGAGCTGGTAAACAGAATCCTTCCTGTGGCTGCCAGCTACTCTACAGTAACCAG GTTCATTGAGGAGAAATCTTCATTCGAATATGGGCAGGTGAACCATGCCTTGGCTGCTGCTATGAGGACCCTGGTAAAGGAATACTTGATCCTGGTCACACAACTGGAACAGCTGCACAGGCAGGGCCTCCTGTCGCTGCAGAAGCTCTGGTTCTACATCCAGCCAGCCATGCGGACCATCGACATCCTTGCCTCTCTTG CCacctcagtggataaaggtgagTGTGTGGGCGGATTGACGCTGAGCCTTCTCCATGATAGGAGCTTCAACTACACAGGGGACAGCCAGGCGCAAGAGCTGTGCCTCTATCTGACCAAGGCGGCCAGTGCACCCTACTTTGAGATCCTGGAGAAGTGGATCTACAGGGGTATTATTCATGACCCATACAG TGAGTTCATGGTGGAGGAACACGAACTGCAGAAGGAGAAGATCCAGGAGGACTACAATGACAAGTACTGGGACCAGCGCTATACTGTGCTGCCACAGCAGATCCCATCCTTCCTGCAGAAGGTAGCAGGCAAGATCCTCAGCACAG gaaAATATCTAAATGTGGTCAGAGAATGTGGTCATGACGTCACGTGTCCCGTAGCCAAGGAGATCATCTACACACTCAAAGAGCGAGCATACGTGGAACAGATTGAGAAGGCATTCAACTATGCCAGCAAGGTGCTGCTGGACTTCCTCATGGAGGAGAAGGAGCTGGTGGCCCACCTGAG GTCCATCAAACGCTACTTCCTGATGGACCAGGGGGACTTCTTTGTGCATTTCATGGACCTTACTGAGGAGGAGCTCAGGAAGCCGGTAGAGGACATCACACCCACACGCCTAGAGGCTCTGTTGGAGCTGGCCCTGCGAATGAGCACTGCTAACACTGACCCCTTCAAAGATGACCTCAAG aTTGACCTGATGCCTCATGACCTCATCACTCAGCTTTTGCGGGTTCTGGCCATTGAGACCAAGCAGGAGAAGGCAATGACTCATGCTGACCCCACGGAGCTCACACTGAGTGGTCTGGAGGCCTTCTCCTTTGACTACGTTGTCAAGTGGCCCCTGTCACTGATTATCAATAG GAAGGCACTCACCCGCTACCAGATGCTCTTCCGGCACATGTTCTACTGCAAACACGTGGAGAGGCAGCTCTGCAGTGTCTGGATCAGCAACAAGACCGCCAAGCAGTATGCGCTGCACTCAGCAAA GTTTGCTGGTGCTTTCACTTTGCGGCAGCGAATGCTCAACTTTGTCCAGAATATTCAGTACTACATGATGTTTGAAGTGATGGAACCAACCTGGCACATCCTTGAGAAAAACCTGAAATCT GCTTCCAACATTGACGACGTGCTTGGCCACCACACAAGTTTCCTTGACAACTGCCTGAAGGAGTGCATGCTGACCAACCCTGAGCTGTTGAAGGTTTTCTCCAAgcttatgtctgtgtgtgtcatgtTCACCAACTGTATGCAG AAATTTACACAGAGCATGAAGCTGGACAGTGAGCTGGGCCGGCTGACACTAGAGCAGGGTAGTGCACAGGGGCCACCCACAGAGACTGAGCGAACTGAGGAGCGCCCCCGCAAGGAGCCTACCAGGAAG CACCTGTCCGAGCATATGGATACTCCTCAGCTGGCCTCTGGGTTCGAGGCCACCATCAATAACTTTGACAAAAACTTTTCTGCCCATCTTCTTGATTTGCTGGACCGACTAAGTGTGTACAGCACCAGTAACTATGAACATGGCATGGCCAGCGTCATCTCCAG GCTGGATTTCAATGGTTTCTATGCCGAACGCCTGGAACGTCTGTCTGCAGAGAGGAGTCAGAAGGCTGCCCCCCAAGTGCCCATCCCAAGGGGGCCCCCAGCATCAACACCCAGGGTGGCCATCCCTGCACAATGA
- the Tubgcp2 gene encoding gamma-tubulin complex component 2 isoform X3 — MSTQELEELRNQFGGVATGSTLQQSLELTRKMLRDKQNKKNSGQPLPVFPAWVYERPTLAGDFLIGSSLSSDTALPIGTLPLASQESAVVEDLLYVLVGVDGRYITAQPLAGRQNRTFLVDPNLDLSIRELVNRILPVAASYSTVTRFIEEKSSFEYGQVNHALAAAMRTLVKEYLILVTQLEQLHRQGLLSLQKLWFYIQPAMRTIDILASLATSVDKGECVGGLTLSLLHDRSFNYTGDSQAQELCLYLTKAASAPYFEILEKWIYRGIIHDPYSEFMVEEHELQKEKIQEDYNDKYWDQRYTVLPQQIPSFLQKVAGKILSTGKYLNVVRECGHDVTCPVAKEIIYTLKERAYVEQIEKAFNYASKVLLDFLMEEKELVAHLRSIKRYFLMDQGDFFVHFMDLTEEELRKPVEDITPTRLEALLELALRMSTANTDPFKDDLKIDLMPHDLITQLLRVLAIETKQEKAMTHADPTELTLSGLEAFSFDYVVKWPLSLIINRKALTRYQMLFRHMFYCKHVERQLCSVWISNKTAKQYALHSAKWFAGAFTLRQRMLNFVQNIQYYMMFEVMEPTWHILEKNLKSASNIDDVLGHHTSFLDNCLKECMLTNPELLKVFSKLMSVCVMFTNCMQKFTQSMKLDSELGRLTLEQGSAQGPPTETERTEERPRKEPTRKHLSEHMDTPQLASGFEATINNFDKNFSAHLLDLLDRLSVYSTSNYEHGMASVISRLDFNGFYAERLERLSAERSQKAAPQVPIPRGPPASTPRVAIPAQ; from the exons ATGTCCACACAGGAACTAGAAGAGCTGAGGAACCAGTTTGGGGGTGTGGCTACAGGCTCCACACTGCAGCAG TCTCTGGAACTTACAAGAAAGATGCTTCgagacaaacagaacaaaaaaaattcagGCCAGCCCCTTCCGGTCTTCCCAGCATGGGTATATGAAAGGCCAACACTGGCTGGAGATTTCCTGATTGGTTCGAGCTTAAGCTCAGACACGGCTTTGCCTATAG GTACACTGCCCTTGGCCTCCCAGGAATCAGCAGTGGTGGAAGATCTGCTCTATGTGCTTGTGGGTGTGGATGGCAGGTACATCACTGCTCAGCCCTTGGCTGGGAGGCAGAACCGTACCTTCCTTGTGGACCCCAACCTGGACCTCTCCATCCGGGAGCTGGTAAACAGAATCCTTCCTGTGGCTGCCAGCTACTCTACAGTAACCAG GTTCATTGAGGAGAAATCTTCATTCGAATATGGGCAGGTGAACCATGCCTTGGCTGCTGCTATGAGGACCCTGGTAAAGGAATACTTGATCCTGGTCACACAACTGGAACAGCTGCACAGGCAGGGCCTCCTGTCGCTGCAGAAGCTCTGGTTCTACATCCAGCCAGCCATGCGGACCATCGACATCCTTGCCTCTCTTG CCacctcagtggataaaggtgagTGTGTGGGCGGATTGACGCTGAGCCTTCTCCATGATAGGAGCTTCAACTACACAGGGGACAGCCAGGCGCAAGAGCTGTGCCTCTATCTGACCAAGGCGGCCAGTGCACCCTACTTTGAGATCCTGGAGAAGTGGATCTACAGGGGTATTATTCATGACCCATACAG TGAGTTCATGGTGGAGGAACACGAACTGCAGAAGGAGAAGATCCAGGAGGACTACAATGACAAGTACTGGGACCAGCGCTATACTGTGCTGCCACAGCAGATCCCATCCTTCCTGCAGAAGGTAGCAGGCAAGATCCTCAGCACAG gaaAATATCTAAATGTGGTCAGAGAATGTGGTCATGACGTCACGTGTCCCGTAGCCAAGGAGATCATCTACACACTCAAAGAGCGAGCATACGTGGAACAGATTGAGAAGGCATTCAACTATGCCAGCAAGGTGCTGCTGGACTTCCTCATGGAGGAGAAGGAGCTGGTGGCCCACCTGAG GTCCATCAAACGCTACTTCCTGATGGACCAGGGGGACTTCTTTGTGCATTTCATGGACCTTACTGAGGAGGAGCTCAGGAAGCCGGTAGAGGACATCACACCCACACGCCTAGAGGCTCTGTTGGAGCTGGCCCTGCGAATGAGCACTGCTAACACTGACCCCTTCAAAGATGACCTCAAG aTTGACCTGATGCCTCATGACCTCATCACTCAGCTTTTGCGGGTTCTGGCCATTGAGACCAAGCAGGAGAAGGCAATGACTCATGCTGACCCCACGGAGCTCACACTGAGTGGTCTGGAGGCCTTCTCCTTTGACTACGTTGTCAAGTGGCCCCTGTCACTGATTATCAATAG GAAGGCACTCACCCGCTACCAGATGCTCTTCCGGCACATGTTCTACTGCAAACACGTGGAGAGGCAGCTCTGCAGTGTCTGGATCAGCAACAAGACCGCCAAGCAGTATGCGCTGCACTCAGCAAAGTG GTTTGCTGGTGCTTTCACTTTGCGGCAGCGAATGCTCAACTTTGTCCAGAATATTCAGTACTACATGATGTTTGAAGTGATGGAACCAACCTGGCACATCCTTGAGAAAAACCTGAAATCT GCTTCCAACATTGACGACGTGCTTGGCCACCACACAAGTTTCCTTGACAACTGCCTGAAGGAGTGCATGCTGACCAACCCTGAGCTGTTGAAGGTTTTCTCCAAgcttatgtctgtgtgtgtcatgtTCACCAACTGTATGCAG AAATTTACACAGAGCATGAAGCTGGACAGTGAGCTGGGCCGGCTGACACTAGAGCAGGGTAGTGCACAGGGGCCACCCACAGAGACTGAGCGAACTGAGGAGCGCCCCCGCAAGGAGCCTACCAGGAAG CACCTGTCCGAGCATATGGATACTCCTCAGCTGGCCTCTGGGTTCGAGGCCACCATCAATAACTTTGACAAAAACTTTTCTGCCCATCTTCTTGATTTGCTGGACCGACTAAGTGTGTACAGCACCAGTAACTATGAACATGGCATGGCCAGCGTCATCTCCAG GCTGGATTTCAATGGTTTCTATGCCGAACGCCTGGAACGTCTGTCTGCAGAGAGGAGTCAGAAGGCTGCCCCCCAAGTGCCCATCCCAAGGGGGCCCCCAGCATCAACACCCAGGGTGGCCATCCCTGCACAATGA
- the Tubgcp2 gene encoding gamma-tubulin complex component 2 isoform X4, whose amino-acid sequence MRTLVKEYLILVTQLEQLHRQGLLSLQKLWFYIQPAMRTIDILASLATSVDKGECVGGLTLSLLHDRSFNYTGDSQAQELCLYLTKAASAPYFEILEKWIYRGIIHDPYSEFMVEEHELQKEKIQEDYNDKYWDQRYTVLPQQIPSFLQKVAGKILSTGKYLNVVRECGHDVTCPVAKEIIYTLKERAYVEQIEKAFNYASKVLLDFLMEEKELVAHLRSIKRYFLMDQGDFFVHFMDLTEEELRKPVEDITPTRLEALLELALRMSTANTDPFKDDLKIDLMPHDLITQLLRVLAIETKQEKAMTHADPTELTLSGLEAFSFDYVVKWPLSLIINRKALTRYQMLFRHMFYCKHVERQLCSVWISNKTAKQYALHSAKWFAGAFTLRQRMLNFVQNIQYYMMFEVMEPTWHILEKNLKSASNIDDVLGHHTSFLDNCLKECMLTNPELLKVFSKLMSVCVMFTNCMQKFTQSMKLDSELGRLTLEQGSAQGPPTETERTEERPRKEPTRKHLSEHMDTPQLASGFEATINNFDKNFSAHLLDLLDRLSVYSTSNYEHGMASVISRLDFNGFYAERLERLSAERSQKAAPQVPIPRGPPASTPRVAIPAQ is encoded by the exons ATGAGGACCCTGGTAAAGGAATACTTGATCCTGGTCACACAACTGGAACAGCTGCACAGGCAGGGCCTCCTGTCGCTGCAGAAGCTCTGGTTCTACATCCAGCCAGCCATGCGGACCATCGACATCCTTGCCTCTCTTG CCacctcagtggataaaggtgagTGTGTGGGCGGATTGACGCTGAGCCTTCTCCATGATAGGAGCTTCAACTACACAGGGGACAGCCAGGCGCAAGAGCTGTGCCTCTATCTGACCAAGGCGGCCAGTGCACCCTACTTTGAGATCCTGGAGAAGTGGATCTACAGGGGTATTATTCATGACCCATACAG TGAGTTCATGGTGGAGGAACACGAACTGCAGAAGGAGAAGATCCAGGAGGACTACAATGACAAGTACTGGGACCAGCGCTATACTGTGCTGCCACAGCAGATCCCATCCTTCCTGCAGAAGGTAGCAGGCAAGATCCTCAGCACAG gaaAATATCTAAATGTGGTCAGAGAATGTGGTCATGACGTCACGTGTCCCGTAGCCAAGGAGATCATCTACACACTCAAAGAGCGAGCATACGTGGAACAGATTGAGAAGGCATTCAACTATGCCAGCAAGGTGCTGCTGGACTTCCTCATGGAGGAGAAGGAGCTGGTGGCCCACCTGAG GTCCATCAAACGCTACTTCCTGATGGACCAGGGGGACTTCTTTGTGCATTTCATGGACCTTACTGAGGAGGAGCTCAGGAAGCCGGTAGAGGACATCACACCCACACGCCTAGAGGCTCTGTTGGAGCTGGCCCTGCGAATGAGCACTGCTAACACTGACCCCTTCAAAGATGACCTCAAG aTTGACCTGATGCCTCATGACCTCATCACTCAGCTTTTGCGGGTTCTGGCCATTGAGACCAAGCAGGAGAAGGCAATGACTCATGCTGACCCCACGGAGCTCACACTGAGTGGTCTGGAGGCCTTCTCCTTTGACTACGTTGTCAAGTGGCCCCTGTCACTGATTATCAATAG GAAGGCACTCACCCGCTACCAGATGCTCTTCCGGCACATGTTCTACTGCAAACACGTGGAGAGGCAGCTCTGCAGTGTCTGGATCAGCAACAAGACCGCCAAGCAGTATGCGCTGCACTCAGCAAAGTG GTTTGCTGGTGCTTTCACTTTGCGGCAGCGAATGCTCAACTTTGTCCAGAATATTCAGTACTACATGATGTTTGAAGTGATGGAACCAACCTGGCACATCCTTGAGAAAAACCTGAAATCT GCTTCCAACATTGACGACGTGCTTGGCCACCACACAAGTTTCCTTGACAACTGCCTGAAGGAGTGCATGCTGACCAACCCTGAGCTGTTGAAGGTTTTCTCCAAgcttatgtctgtgtgtgtcatgtTCACCAACTGTATGCAG AAATTTACACAGAGCATGAAGCTGGACAGTGAGCTGGGCCGGCTGACACTAGAGCAGGGTAGTGCACAGGGGCCACCCACAGAGACTGAGCGAACTGAGGAGCGCCCCCGCAAGGAGCCTACCAGGAAG CACCTGTCCGAGCATATGGATACTCCTCAGCTGGCCTCTGGGTTCGAGGCCACCATCAATAACTTTGACAAAAACTTTTCTGCCCATCTTCTTGATTTGCTGGACCGACTAAGTGTGTACAGCACCAGTAACTATGAACATGGCATGGCCAGCGTCATCTCCAG GCTGGATTTCAATGGTTTCTATGCCGAACGCCTGGAACGTCTGTCTGCAGAGAGGAGTCAGAAGGCTGCCCCCCAAGTGCCCATCCCAAGGGGGCCCCCAGCATCAACACCCAGGGTGGCCATCCCTGCACAATGA